One region of Salvia miltiorrhiza cultivar Shanhuang (shh) chromosome 3, IMPLAD_Smil_shh, whole genome shotgun sequence genomic DNA includes:
- the LOC131016271 gene encoding uncharacterized protein LOC131016271: protein MEEHDIDETEQKLEAEVAPALVAVHPNQKFVSVSVGSDLRVFDFQHGSAAQLLDEVGGHRDSIRAVRYSKSGKLFVSGGDDKLVKVWDTDSWRCVYSVVSEKRVTSLAVSGDDKFVAFADKFGVVYVVDIGDYDEENLAPVDKKAVPILSHYCSIITRLEFSPDGQYIISADRDFKIRVTFFSKERLKGPHEIQCFCLGHTEFVSCLAFVSNQDYARGLLVSGSGDSTVRLWNFASGSLLDTCEVSAKAGLLNSNQKKEEEVLPAVTDLCETSDGSLVAASIQSLQGVMLLRCNFSAGTLSIAKVVSVAGETFIPTSISAASSVPLLWMVMGASSLSATDSALLARVRVVSGFGADHSESVVPETSVLEDKEIPGGEPLLLALQGKLTIGEEAFSTAAEAVKTAMRNLLIKKQYSAERRDFRKRGRNDKKNQP from the exons ATGGAGGAGCACGACATCGATGAAACCGAGCAGAAGCTCGAAGCGGAGGTAGCTCCGGCTCTAGTTGCGGTCCACCCCAATCAGAAATTCGTATCTGTCTCCGTCGGGTCGGATCTCCGGGTTTTCGATTTCCA ACATGGTTCTGCAGCTCAATTATTGGATGAAGTTGGGGGGCACAGAGATTCTATTCGCGCCGTCCGGTACAGTAAAAGCGGGAAGCTTTTTGTGTCGGGTGGAGATGATAAGCTGGTGAAAGTTTGGGATACTGATTCTTGGCGTTGTGTTTATTCAGT GGTTTCGGAGAAGAGAGTGACCTCTCTTGCAGTAAGTGGTGATGACAAATTTGTGGCTTTTGCGGATAAGTTTGGTGTCGTTTATGTCGTGGATATAGGAGATTATGATGAAGAAAATCTAGCTCCGGTTGATAAGAAAGCAGTTCCAATCCTTTCACATTATTGTAGCATTATTACTCGACTG GAGTTTTCACCAGATGGGCAATATATTATTAGTGCTGATCGTGACTTCAAAATTCGT GTCACTTTCTTTTCCAAAGAGCGCTTAAAAGGTCCTCATGAGATACAATGTTTTTGCCTTGGTCATACTGA GTTTGTTTCCTGCCTTGCATTTGTCAGTAATCAGGATTATGCACGAGGCCTTTTAGTCTCTGGAAGTGGTGATTCCACA GTTCGACTGTGGAATTTTGCCTCTGGTTCTCTGCTTGATACATGTGAGGTTAGTGCTAAG GCAGGACTTTTAAATTCTAATCAAAAGAAAGAAGAGGAGGTGTTGCCCGCTGTAACCGATCTTTGCGAAACATCTGATGGCTCGCTAGTTGCTGCTTCTATTCAGAG CTTGCAAGGGGTAATGCTATTAAGATGCAATTTTTCTGCTGGGACTCTCTCCATTGCCAAA GTGGTTTCTGTTGCAGGAGAGACATTCATTCCAACAAGTATCTCAGCTGCCTCTTCAGTCCCATTGTTGTGGATGGTCATGGGCGCATCCAGCTTAAGTGCTACCGATTCTGCTCTCTTAGCTCGTGTGAGAGTCGTTTCTGGGTTTGGTGCTGACCATTCAGAATCCGTTGTGCCTGAGACTTCAGTTTTAGAAGATAAAGAGATACCTGGAGGAGAGCCTCTGCTTCTAGCGTTGCAAGGAAAATTGACAATAGGGGAAGAAGCATTCTCAACAGCTGCTGAAGCAGTGAAAACAGCAATGCGCAATTTGCTGATCAAGAAGCAATATTCAGCAGAGAGACGGGATTTCAGAAAGCGGGGACGAAATGATAAGAAGAATCAACCATAG